A window of Pirellula sp. SH-Sr6A contains these coding sequences:
- a CDS encoding Rieske (2Fe-2S) protein, with translation MTSPQRFFVAKTTEIPENEGRAFPIAERMIAVFHYEGEFYAMDDFCPHMGASLAGGCLQRGTVACPWHGWQFSLKDGGWIENPKIKSQVYPVLVEGDDVFVEVVPD, from the coding sequence GTGACTAGTCCCCAGCGCTTCTTTGTTGCCAAGACGACCGAAATTCCTGAGAACGAAGGGCGCGCCTTTCCCATTGCGGAGCGGATGATCGCGGTCTTTCATTATGAAGGAGAGTTTTACGCGATGGACGATTTTTGCCCGCATATGGGGGCGTCGTTGGCGGGCGGATGCCTGCAGCGTGGCACCGTCGCGTGTCCCTGGCATGGCTGGCAGTTCTCCCTCAAGGATGGGGGCTGGATCGAAAATCCGAAGATCAAATCGCAGGTTTACCCGGTCCTGGTGGAGGGAGACGACGTTTTCGTGGAAGTCGTCCCGGATTAG
- a CDS encoding competence/damage-inducible protein A, with product MGLLTLDTKAQIPGESQSPWAGDGLIQGVMALRAEIISIGDELTSGNRLDTNSQWLSQQLGAFGIQTAFHTTVGDCHSDNIAVFRNAAARADIVISTGGLGPTADDLTREAIADAFQRPLALRQEALDHIEKLFATRNRPMPERNRVQAMFPEGARIIPNPHGTAPGIDIVVSDGNHSSRIFALPGVPAEMKQMFQETIDPLLVRELGAGKTRWYYRELKLFGIGESDVEKMIPDLIARDRDPVVGITVSKATITLRIAACCESEEVFRERIAPTESIIREKLGALVFGSGSGDLDEAVAKMLDDHRLKLGVIEYGAGVWIAPALSKHQTTDPEFGLVAARWYPQLPPELPPHGETGLEREASLQSIAEEMLHSEQLDLCLLAATYPPLADVITSTTLPSSDFTMVLARRDRKTLTTQITLGAHPDVLYHRLAKTGLNFLRTELLKRD from the coding sequence ATGGGCTTGCTCACCCTGGATACTAAGGCTCAAATCCCGGGTGAGTCGCAATCCCCTTGGGCTGGGGACGGCCTAATTCAAGGAGTCATGGCGTTGAGAGCTGAGATCATTTCGATTGGGGATGAGCTAACGAGTGGAAATCGCTTGGACACCAATAGTCAGTGGCTGAGTCAACAGCTGGGTGCGTTTGGTATTCAAACGGCTTTCCATACCACCGTAGGCGATTGCCATTCTGACAATATCGCGGTGTTTCGAAACGCGGCCGCTCGCGCGGACATTGTGATCTCGACAGGTGGTTTAGGACCTACTGCCGACGACTTGACACGGGAAGCCATCGCGGACGCGTTTCAACGTCCGCTCGCGCTGCGACAGGAAGCTCTCGATCACATCGAAAAGCTATTCGCGACGCGCAATAGGCCGATGCCGGAGCGCAACCGGGTGCAAGCGATGTTTCCGGAGGGGGCACGCATCATTCCGAATCCACACGGCACCGCACCGGGCATCGATATCGTCGTATCCGATGGGAACCATTCGAGTCGCATTTTCGCGTTGCCGGGTGTTCCGGCCGAAATGAAGCAAATGTTTCAGGAGACGATTGACCCGCTCTTGGTCCGCGAGCTCGGAGCTGGAAAAACGAGATGGTATTATCGGGAGCTCAAGTTATTCGGAATCGGGGAGAGCGATGTTGAAAAGATGATTCCCGACTTGATCGCGCGAGACCGCGATCCGGTGGTGGGGATCACGGTATCAAAGGCGACGATCACGCTGCGCATTGCGGCTTGCTGTGAGAGCGAAGAAGTGTTCCGGGAGCGGATCGCACCGACCGAGTCGATCATCCGTGAGAAGCTCGGTGCGCTCGTGTTCGGCAGTGGAAGCGGGGATTTGGATGAGGCGGTTGCGAAGATGTTGGATGACCATCGATTGAAGCTTGGGGTCATCGAGTACGGTGCAGGGGTTTGGATAGCACCTGCGTTGAGCAAACATCAGACAACCGATCCAGAGTTCGGATTGGTGGCTGCCCGATGGTATCCTCAGTTGCCACCTGAGTTGCCACCGCATGGGGAAACGGGATTGGAGCGAGAGGCTTCGCTCCAATCGATTGCCGAGGAGATGTTGCATTCCGAGCAGCTGGATCTATGTCTCCTCGCGGCAACGTATCCACCCTTGGCGGATGTCATCACATCGACCACGCTACCGTCGTCCGACTTCACCATGGTCTTGGCCCGGCGAGATCGAAAGACCCTCACGACGCAAATCACCCTCGGCGCCCATCCCGATGTCCTTTACCATCGTCTTGCCAAAACTGGATTGAACTTCCTTCGAACGGAGCTCCTTAAGCGTGACTAG